GGAGCAAAAAAGCTTGGCTTTAAAGCAACTAAAGCTGAACCATTTAAAGTAAGAGTGCAAAAATTTGCAAAAGCATTTTGGGCGCTTTTGATCGTCGTTGTGGTCATCGGCGGAATTTATGGAGGAATTTTCACTCCAACTGAAGCTGCTGCGGCAAGTGCAGTCTATGCGCTATTTATCTCGCTTTTTATATATAGAGATATAAAGATAAAAGATCTTTGGGATATCTGCTTAGACTCGGCTCTTACAACAGCTATGATATTTTTCATCATCGCAAACGCCGTTGTTTTTGCGTATTTGCTAACTAGCGAGCAGATCCCACAAGCGATCGCATCGATGATACTTGACGCAAATATCGGCATGATAGGATTTTTGATATTTGTAAATATCCTGCTCTTTATCATGGGTCAATTTATGGAGCCTTCAAGCGTCATCATGATCATGGTGCCACTATTGCTTCCGATTTCAACGCAACTTGGCATAGATCCGATACATTTTGGCATTATCTTAGTTGTAAATATGGAGATAGGTATGGTGACTCCACCTGTTGGACTAAATTTATTTGTCGCAAGCGGTCTTACAAATATGAATCTAAAAGAGGTCATCATGGCATGCTTGCCGTGGACACTTACTTTGTTTTTTGGCCTTATCTTGGTTACTTATATACCACAAATTTCTCTTTGGTTGCCAAACATAATGTATGGACATTAAAATTTAGAGGCTCTTGCCTCTAAATTTATGCTTTTGGATCGTAATCCGCACTCATAACGATATTTTTACCACTTCGCTTGCCAGCATAAAGTAGATTATCAGCTTGTTTTATCATCTTCTCTAAGCTAAATTCTCCCGTACCATCATGAGCAACTACTCCAAAAGTCATAGTTGCGTTGATCTTTATATTTTCAAACTCAACTATATTTTTACTCAAAGTCTCTCTAACACGCTCTACGATACTTACAGCTGCATCTTTTTTTACGCCCAAGACGACTGCTAAAAATTCTTCTCCACCAAATCTAGCTACTCTATCTTTATCTCTAAATGTGTTTTTAAATATGCCTGATAAGCTTTTTAAAACAGCATCTCCTGCGCCGTGTCCATAAGTGTCATTTATTTTTTTAAAGTTATCAATATCGCACATAACGATAGCAAAGTCCCTATTTTTATATAGATCGTTTTGGCTTAAAATTTTCTGCATCGAAGTACGATTTAAAAGCCCTGTTAATGGATCGTGATTTAAGATATTTTCAGCCATCTCTTTTTCCTCTAAGATACTTAAAAATATAAATAAATTTGAGCTTTCCAAAAGGTACGAAACAACAACCGAAAATATACAAACCATACTTAAGTTAAAAACAAAAAGTAGATCTCTAAAGCCGTCAAAATTTTTTACAGGCTGTCCATCTAAATATACATAGCAGGCTATGGATAAAATTATTTGCACTGCAACTATTATGTAGTTAAAAAATTTATAGGTAAATGAAGTAAAAAATAGTATTAGCGACGACGCTAAAAACAATAACCCAAATCCATATCCCCATCCAAGTGTCAGCATACAAACTAATGCATGAAATAAAATTTCAAGCTGGACTATTACCATTGTTATCTTGTTATTTTCAGGGCTATCGTAAATAAGCCTTAAAAGAAAAAGATAGGTTGCTACTGAAAATACATTCATAACTGCTAGAATTTCTTCTTTCATAAATAAAAAAATAAAAAAATAACAGACGTGAGTTAATAATATTGAAAATATAATAATTTTTTGAGCCGTATAGAGTGAAATTCTACGCATCCAAGCCCTTTTTTAAAATTTCTAATTCGATACGGTCTTTGCCATTTAGCTTGCCTTCATAAAGCAGCTTGTCTACTAAAGTTATGGCTTGCTCAAAATCCACCTCAACACCATTTGCACATATTAGCATGCCAAAGGTCATAGTAACTGGAGTTTTATCTGGAAGCTTTGCGTTGTTTATCTGTTTTTTAAGTCTTTTACTCACTTCGTGGATAAATTCTATCTTTGTATCGGGCAAGATTATCAAAAATTCTTCTCCACCCCAGCGGCAAACATAGTCTTTACCTCTAAATGATTTCTTTAAAGCACTGGCTACATCTTTTAAGACCTCATCACCGCAGTCATGCCCGTATGTATCGTTTATTTTTTTAAAATTATCAATATCGCCTAGCATTATGACTAAATTTGTATTACCACTTCTTTCCTTATTAGCAACTAGTTCAAATCTTAAAGTTTTTTCTATTGTTCTTCTATTTAAAAGCTGCGTTAAAAAATCATGCTTTGAGTCCTTTTCAAGCTCTTCTGTCTCTTTTCTTATTTGCTGATATCCACTAGACGTGATAACATCTGCAAACATTGAAAGTCTTAAAACAATAAAAAAAGCAAAAGCAATACTGCACACGACTATCGTCCCTCGTATAGCTGGTGGGATCAGCGGCGCCTCATCTTTATGAATAAAATAAAGAAGTATAAGCAAGATTAATTCTAAAATTGCCATTATATAAGTAAGACTCTTTGAATCAAACGCTAGAAAGTAGTTTATAAAAATTACACCAACAAGTATTATCCAAATTCCAGTATTCCAACCCATAGTAGTAACAATAATAGTAACAAGTAATATGATATTTAGGTGAAATGCAAGGGATATCAATACTCTATATTTTATGTCAAATTTTATTCTAAGCAATATACCAGCTGCTATAAATAATAAGCACATAAAAAGTAGTGGTGTAGCTATGATCATAAAAAGGAACAAAGATAGTGCATTCGTAGCTATCATAACGTCTAATATCGTTTTATAGATATCATCGATCGCTTTATAACTACTTTGATCTACAAAATCGTGTGTCAAACAAAACTCCCTGTAAATTTATTCCATTAAATTTCATTAAGTCATTCTAATAAGAGTCGTAACTATCTTCGTCCTCGTCACTATCTTCGTAGTTGTAGTCATTTTCATCGTAATTATAGTCATAACTATCGCTACTATCGTCCTCATCGTCATTAAATTCAGAGTAGTCTTCTTCTACTTCTTCATAGTCAAAATCATCACTCATTGTTTTCTCCTTAAATTTTATCTTTGACACTTTCAATATACAAGCTTTGGCTTGGGAATGCGAAATTTAGACCATTTTGCTTTAAAATATCCATAATCTTTAGCATTACATCTTGTTTGACATCTAAAAATTCTCCCCAAACGATAGTCTTTGCAAAACAATAAACTAAGATATTTATCGAGCTATCTGCAAAATCATCAACCACGACAAATAAATTTGATTTATATCCAGCATAATCATCAACTGAAACTATACTTTGTCTATATTTTAGCCCTTTTTTCTTTGCTGTTATATCCTCACTTTTGGCAATATCTGGATGATTTATCAACATAGTTTTTATATCATCTACACATTTTTTAATCTCATCAGTTGTCGCTCCATATTCAATGCCTATTAGCATTCTGATACGTCTACCGACTTTTCTTCTACTCCAGTTTCTAACAGGATCACTTGCTAGTTTTGAGTTTGGCACAAAGATTAAAGCATTATCAAAACTTCTAATAGTCGTCTTTCTAAAGCCAACCTCAACAACAGTACCCTCTATATCACCACAAACTATCCAGTCTCCTTGCGAAAATGAGTTATCAAAGAGCATCATGACAGAAGCAAAGAAGTTTGCGATGATATCTTTTGCGGCAAATGCAACAGCAAGACCACCGATACCAAGTGAAGCTATGAGCGCTGATATATCAAAGCCAAGCTTTTGAAGAATTAGTAAAAGTGCGATTATTAATACAATTACATATACTACTTTTAAAACTAAATTTACGACCTCTTTTCGTCTACTCTTTTGTGCAATTTTATCGATTATTACTATGCCATAACCATTTAGGATAGTTAAAACAAGCCATGAAAACGCGACTATATATACGATCGAGAAGATATTTGCTAGAGTTAATGGTACTGGCACTGGATAAAAGCCAACACCGATACAAATATTTAGCGCATAAATGATAAGAAGTGCAGAGATAGGCTTTTTAACGATATCTACTATCTGATCCTTTGCCTCCTTTACACCTTCACCAGAGGCAATAAGTGACATAAGCCAGTACGTGAGTTTGGCAAGAATTCTTGTAAGTGAGACAAAAAATAAAAATACTACGATTATAACTACGATCTTACCAACGTTAAATTTTGCCGAATTTATAGAAGTTAGCTTATTTATATATTCGACCGTATCGACTAAATTTAGCTCTGATAAGATCATGCTTGAGCTTAGAAGATCGGCATTGTTTTTAAGATATATTAAAATTTCCTCATCAGTCTCTTTTTTTAAATCAAGCTCGGCAAATGCGTTATCGTAAGAGCTTGAAGTCTCATTTAGAGAATCTTTTAGCTCTTTTATACTGACGTAAGAATTTGTTTGTAAATTTAAAAGTCCGTTACCTATCACCTCTTTGATAGAATTTGCCTTAGCACCCTTTTTAAATATCTCTTCAAGGCTGATGAGTGCCGAGTAGTAAGCGTAGTCAACCTTCATCTTCTCAAGTTCAATGGCGCTTTGGATATAAGCATCTTTATTTGATTGTTTTTCTAGCCTAGCTACTTTTTTTTCTAGATTATTTTTTTGCAAAATAAATTTGTCAATATCGCTTTGAGTCACTTCAATCTGCATGATATATAGCGGAATTTTTTCCAAAAGATCGTTCTTCTTCTTCTGAAGGCTGGCTAAATTTGAATTATCTGTTTTTGAAGAGTTTGTATCTTTTTGCTGTGCTTTTATAATCTGGATTTGATTATTTAAAGTTAAGATCTGATTTGTTAGGCTTATGATGCTTTCTTCTTGCGTTTTATTATCTTCGGCACCAAAAAGAGTTAAAAATGAGAGCAAGACGATGGTTAAAATTTTACGCATTTTCACCCCTTTTATCTGCTAAAAGTTTGAATGTGCCCTCTTTTAAATCGTAGCTGAAAATTTCACCAGTTTCTATAATGTAGTGCCAGCCATAAATTTGAAGGTTTCCTCTTTCATACTCCTCTTTTACATTTGGATAAGTCATTATATTTTCGATC
This is a stretch of genomic DNA from Campylobacter concisus. It encodes these proteins:
- a CDS encoding TRAP transporter large permease, with the translated sequence MTIAFLFILLFALMLIGVPVAVSLGTSTVLTMIFFTDIDVATIPQLIFDGINKFSLMAIPMFILAGNLLSKGGSARRIIDFAKSMVGHLPGGLPMSAIFACIIFAAVSGSSPATVVAIGSIMFVAIKEAGYPKEYAVGGITTAGSLGILIPPSVVMIVYGVTAEVSIGKLFMAGVVPGLMLGAFMLVQTYVGAKKLGFKATKAEPFKVRVQKFAKAFWALLIVVVVIGGIYGGIFTPTEAAAASAVYALFISLFIYRDIKIKDLWDICLDSALTTAMIFFIIANAVVFAYLLTSEQIPQAIASMILDANIGMIGFLIFVNILLFIMGQFMEPSSVIMIMVPLLLPISTQLGIDPIHFGIILVVNMEIGMVTPPVGLNLFVASGLTNMNLKEVIMACLPWTLTLFFGLILVTYIPQISLWLPNIMYGH
- a CDS encoding GGDEF domain-containing protein produces the protein MRRISLYTAQKIIIFSILLTHVCYFFIFLFMKEEILAVMNVFSVATYLFLLRLIYDSPENNKITMVIVQLEILFHALVCMLTLGWGYGFGLLFLASSLILFFTSFTYKFFNYIIVAVQIILSIACYVYLDGQPVKNFDGFRDLLFVFNLSMVCIFSVVVSYLLESSNLFIFLSILEEKEMAENILNHDPLTGLLNRTSMQKILSQNDLYKNRDFAIVMCDIDNFKKINDTYGHGAGDAVLKSLSGIFKNTFRDKDRVARFGGEEFLAVVLGVKKDAAVSIVERVRETLSKNIVEFENIKINATMTFGVVAHDGTGEFSLEKMIKQADNLLYAGKRSGKNIVMSADYDPKA
- a CDS encoding GGDEF domain-containing protein, which translates into the protein MTHDFVDQSSYKAIDDIYKTILDVMIATNALSLFLFMIIATPLLFMCLLFIAAGILLRIKFDIKYRVLISLAFHLNIILLVTIIVTTMGWNTGIWIILVGVIFINYFLAFDSKSLTYIMAILELILLILLYFIHKDEAPLIPPAIRGTIVVCSIAFAFFIVLRLSMFADVITSSGYQQIRKETEELEKDSKHDFLTQLLNRRTIEKTLRFELVANKERSGNTNLVIMLGDIDNFKKINDTYGHDCGDEVLKDVASALKKSFRGKDYVCRWGGEEFLIILPDTKIEFIHEVSKRLKKQINNAKLPDKTPVTMTFGMLICANGVEVDFEQAITLVDKLLYEGKLNGKDRIELEILKKGLDA
- a CDS encoding mechanosensitive ion channel family protein; protein product: MRKILTIVLLSFLTLFGAEDNKTQEESIISLTNQILTLNNQIQIIKAQQKDTNSSKTDNSNLASLQKKKNDLLEKIPLYIMQIEVTQSDIDKFILQKNNLEKKVARLEKQSNKDAYIQSAIELEKMKVDYAYYSALISLEEIFKKGAKANSIKEVIGNGLLNLQTNSYVSIKELKDSLNETSSSYDNAFAELDLKKETDEEILIYLKNNADLLSSSMILSELNLVDTVEYINKLTSINSAKFNVGKIVVIIVVFLFFVSLTRILAKLTYWLMSLIASGEGVKEAKDQIVDIVKKPISALLIIYALNICIGVGFYPVPVPLTLANIFSIVYIVAFSWLVLTILNGYGIVIIDKIAQKSRRKEVVNLVLKVVYVIVLIIALLLILQKLGFDISALIASLGIGGLAVAFAAKDIIANFFASVMMLFDNSFSQGDWIVCGDIEGTVVEVGFRKTTIRSFDNALIFVPNSKLASDPVRNWSRRKVGRRIRMLIGIEYGATTDEIKKCVDDIKTMLINHPDIAKSEDITAKKKGLKYRQSIVSVDDYAGYKSNLFVVVDDFADSSINILVYCFAKTIVWGEFLDVKQDVMLKIMDILKQNGLNFAFPSQSLYIESVKDKI